A window of the Cucurbita pepo subsp. pepo cultivar mu-cu-16 chromosome LG01, ASM280686v2, whole genome shotgun sequence genome harbors these coding sequences:
- the LOC111797441 gene encoding glycosylphosphatidylinositol anchor attachment 1 protein-like: MAETEEPKMKARPIVRLGIFLISHSIFFSVICFSAGVLALLLLPMFSMNTYISENALMPGSANTMLSGQEVSDSNNLVKDLKSLNSQPGSTVFGSQKIIAQYILNLGAEVNYHRFHPQLSQFHPVHFFSSPDPGIIRDNVSCMTQGINTIGIIRAPQADGKEAIVLVTPYNPVKTSLHETLSLGIAYSVFSLLAQVTWLAKDIVWLIADSRYGEYAAVSAWLRDYHTPAFGRSIMIDTDACPETNVLYEFEANHMTEKMSLGDFKRAGTMGAALVIKVSNRSEHFEDSLSVYAEASNGQMPNLDLINIVNYLALYRQGFRIKIEKFLPLLDCKWLKVLGEVLESIGKFIRSVNPEWKFGMPASDYVDGTATLASSLYYQAVGIPTGSHGAFRDFQIDAITVEMSPKFPSGVNVRHDEFILRGGRLIEGVVRSVNNLLEKFHQSFFLYLMVSTSKFVSVGVYMIAFALLVAPLPAVAASLYSYANNLNLTVEKVEPAASANSDDELIVSLRSWKWVSAAKRVFVVHVWGAVVSLLPYFICQIPGYSPTTRSIIWALLSLLTLLILSVVLCSPLSSTKSSEQQIQEWAFLKAMTTSAAFIGLCLMSVINFATAELGAFLVVSMCLLVHPLKLDLVPGSFKALSRASCNLVLGFIAFPPVTFFLFKAALQGLDNLHIGDFWNWMETLWAWNSATFLYLGMVHLPCWVLCTEILLHSC; encoded by the exons ATGGCTGAGACCGAGGAACCAAAAATGAAGGCGCGGCCGATAGTGCGCCTGGGGATTTTCCTTATTTCTCACAGTATTTTCTTCAG CGTGATTTGCTTCTCTGCAGGGGTCCTAGCTCTTCTGCTACTACCTATGTTCTCCATGAACACTTACATTTCCGAGAACGCTCTCATGCCAG GCTCTGCAAATACTATGCTTTCGGGTCAGGAAGTCTCAGACTCGAACAACTTGGTGAAGGATCTGAAGAGCTTGAATTCACAGCCTGGCTCAACAGTCTT TGGAAGCCAGAAGATTATAGCACAATATATATTGAACTTGGGTGCTGAAGTTAATTACCACAGGTTCCACCCGCAATTGAGTCAGTTCCATCCAGTGCACTTTTTCTCTAGCCCTGATCCTGGGATCATTCGGGACAATGTTAGTTGCATGACACAGGGTATTAACACTATTGGCATAATAAGAGCACCACAAGCCGATGGAAAGGAAGCCATTGTTTTGGTGACACCTTACAATCCTGTTAAGACTAGTCTTCATGAGACTTTGTCTCTTGGTATTGCTTATTCAGTGTTTTCTTTGCTTGCCCAAGTAACTTGGTTGGCCAAAGACATTGTATGGCTTATCGCGGATTCACGATATGGGGAATATGCGGCAGTTTCAGCTTGGCTTAGAGACTATCACACTCCTGCATTTGGTCGTTCCATCATGATTGACACAGATGCTTGTCCAGAGACAAATGTCCTTTATGAATTTGAAGCAAACCATATGACAGAAAAAATGAGTCTAGGTGATTTTAAACGTGCTGGAACGATGGGTGCAGCCCTCGTTATTAAGGTTTCAAATAGAAGCGAACACTTTGAGGATAGTCTCAGTGTCTATGCTGAAGCATCCAATGGTCAGATGCCAAATCTGGACCTCATCAATATTGTGAATTATCTAGCACTATACAGGCAAGGTTTTCGGATTAAGATTGAGAAGTTTTTGCCTTTACTAGACTGCAAATGGCTCAAGGTTTTGGGCGAAGTGCTTGAGTCGATAGGAAAATTTATCAGAAGCGTGAACCCTGAATGGAAGTTTGGCATGCCAGCTTCTGACTATGTTGATGGCACCGCCACACTCGCAAGTTCATTGTACTACCAG GCTGTGGGTATTCCTACTGGTTCCCATGGGGCTTTTCGAGATTTCCAAATTGATGCAATTACTGTGGAGATGTCCCCCAAATTTCCTTCTGGTGTCAATGTCAGGCATGATGAATTCATATTGCGAGGCGGCCG GCTAATTGAAGGAGTTGTGCGATCAGTAAATAACCTCCTGGAGAAGTTCCATCAGTCATTCTTTCTGTATCTTATGGTATCTACCAGCAAATTTGTATCCGTTGGTGTATATATGATTGCTTTTGCACTCCTTGTTGCTCCATTACCAGCAGTTGCGGCTTCTCTCTATTCTTATGCCAATAACTTGAATTTGACCGTGGAAAAGGTTGAACCTGCAGCTTCAGCAAATTCTGATGATGAGCTTATTGTCTCTCTAAGATCATGGAAATGGGTTAGTGCTGCAAAAAGAGTTTTTGTTGTTCATGTATGGGGTGCTGTTGTGTCTTTACTTCCATACTTCATCTGCCAAATACCTGGTTACAGTCCTACAACAAGATCTATTATTTGGGCGCTGCTTTCACTGCTCACGCTACTAATTTTGTCAGTGGTATTGTGCTCTCCACTTAGTTCCACCAAATCTTCTGAACAGCAGATTCAAGAGTGGGCTTTCTTGAAAGCAATGACCACCTCAGCGGCCTTTATTGGTTTGTGCCTCATGTCAGTAATTAACTTTGCTACAGCAGAACTTGGAGCTTTTTTGGTAGTGTCCATGTGCTTGTTGGTACATCCCCTGAAGCTTGATCTAGTGCCTGGGAGCTTTAAAGCTCTTTCAAGGGCATCCTGTAACCTTGTTTTGGGATTCATAGCTTTTCCGCCTgttactttctttttgtttaaagcTGCTTTGCAAGGTTTAGACAATCTACATATCGGCGACTTCTGGAACTGGATGGAGACCCTCTGGGCATGGAACAGTGCTACTTTCCTCTACTTAGGTATGGTTCACTTGCCATGCTGGGTATTATGTACAGAAATTTTACTTCATTCTTGTTGA